Within the Rosa rugosa chromosome 2, drRosRugo1.1, whole genome shotgun sequence genome, the region AATCACAAGCCAATCGTGCAATAACAGTCTTCCTTCCCGAACCCCTTGCTCCAAGGAGGCTAATATAACCtatagaattcacaaatttGTAATAAGCAATTCGTTACCAACTTATCTCCCACGCATTATGTTAAATCGGTATATCTctacctataaaaggttctagTATGATCATGCCCAAAATTTGGTCAATTCTCTCATGACAGTATATTTCTTTATAACAAAAATTACAGAGCCTATCTCTCAAAACTGGTACCATACAAAAAATTTCCTCAGTCAAGGAATAATGAATTGGACAGAAGTATTTTACATCAATCAACACAAAAGAGAAAGAGCTTTTGCATCAGTAAATAGTCTCTCAAATGTGAGTTATTAGTGTAAACATATCACAACTTTACTTTCCAGCCTCCAAATAAAAACCTTCTGCAGGATCGCAGGAGATTATATCTCCAGTTAGGAGAGCAAGAATGAACACATCACATACagaagaaattcaagcaaaccATACAATAGCTTATCATTTTTCAGACGTTAAGCCTCCAAGCGTAAGACATTTTAAAACATTCATATGCCGTTCAAAACATCATGTATAATATTCCACACTATGCCAGTCGAAAGCataataatatttttatttggACCCATTTGGAGAAATATTAAACTATCCTTAAAAATGTAAATATCCGTATAGTATTCCTGTGTTATGCCTAAGCTAAACTACACTAGAAATGTAAATCAGGAATACTATACAGGATATTATCCTGTATAAATTATTTATCTATATAAAAACCTTACTAACTCAGACTAACTCACTTATATTCAAGCTTGACAGTCCTTTAGTCAactttaagaaaacaaaagtaATAGTTATATCAGGAATTACATTTATACTTGCATGGTGCAATATGATAACAAAGGCAATATGAACACAACAAAAACTATGGAAAAACTGGGAGAAATACCTTGTGAACAAGTAATGAGAGAACCACTTCAGGATCAACACTGTCATAGAGTTCATTCATGTTTTGGGCAACTCCACATTGCAAAGTCCGAATCCTTAATCGTCGTTTAAGAGAATGCTTGCCTCTACATTGAACATTCAGCAAGCTCAGCCCAAACGGTAGAATCCAAACAGTTAGAGAAGCATAACAAAGGTGTAACTGGCAACATAACACAGCAAGGCAGTCATTCTGGATGGGAAGAAAAATAGTGAAAATGCAAAACTAAATGTTCTGGAGAGCAAACTATAACAAAGGGAAAATCATTTGTGGCATTTGCCCAAACAAAAAAGGTAGAGAAGCAATAACATTCTGAAAGGAATAAAATACAGTAGAAAGCTTTCATAACCAAGATGATAAAAGCCTTCATTTAATAGAAGGTTTGTTCTCATATTATGTTTTATATCACACAGAATGCAAGGAACTGCATCAGAGTTCCAAACATTTTGGTCTGAACATAAGATATCCTAAGATCTGTATTTTAATCACACAATTTCTCAAGCACCATCATAGTTCTTTGGCATAATGCAATCCAATATTGGATGTCAATGGAAACACATTTAACTATAACAAGCACCACAAGGCACCCACGGAAAGAAACACAGTTACCAATGGTCAAGAAGCGTAGAAATGACTCTTTTTTGAAAGTGTACTGAACTTTGTTTTCCTATATGGTTTTATCTTAGAGAAACCAAGTGCATACTAAAAATGTCCACTGAAATCAACATTATCCTACGTGAGAAAACCTTTGCTAAACAAGAGATCTGAACTCTCATCCTCTAACTCTCTAAGTAACAAGTCCATATAATACGTGCATAAAACTCAGTCCGCCATTCCCATTTTTTGCTGTAATTCACACCTTCTCAGAAGTCAGATCTGGCATACGCCAGTGCAAAAAGGTCCTTGTTAGGTTCCTATCATATAGATCTATTTGATTAGGCTCACCCTTAGTCACGCCAAGACATGTTGCTTCTCATCACTCCAGGAAATGTCAAGCCATGTGCAGCTAAACATGCTTAATTACCAAAGCTAACAAAAACATACGTAAGACACCTTAAATCAAGTGCAGCTGAGGCACAAACCCATGCACTTTTTCTTATAAGAAAATCATTCAACTGCTACATTTTAAATGACAGCAGATTTCCCATACCCGGCACATTCCTTTATATGTAGTAGAAGTTGATAATAAGAAAATGCGTTTAGTACAATCTGAGCAAACGATATATTAAAGTCTTTCATCCTAATTATGACGACGCTAAAACATTTTAGTTCTGTTAGAAACAGTGGCATAATGTCTAAGACCCAAAGATACCTAGAACCTGTCCTCATCTATTGAAATCTTTTGTTTTACAATTAGAAGCATAGCTCAAGGCATTCGAATTCTTGGATCTGGTGTCCACGATGACTTGGGAATGTTGATAGTTGGCAAAATGCCACTTCAGAGCAATTCTTCAAATCAGAAGCTTTAAAGAACCACCACAGAAACTTGGCATTAATCAAATAGAAGCATCAGAGAGGTGAACTTCTACTCAGGTAATCAGTTAAAATACATAATGGAGACCACATTCACTTTAATATGTAGGAAAAATCTACCTAATGTTAACATTTGAATCATCAAAATAGAAAATACAATTTAATGTCAGAGATAGGTTTGGTCCATTTATTGGAAGAAAACGAACAATTAACAACTCATATAGTAAAACAACCATACCTAACTGAGGAAACCAATCCCGAATCGGTGAGCTCCTCAGGAGGCAGAACGACTGTGTATTGAAACGCAATCTGTATAATAGGAGGTTCTGATCCATGTCTGCAGTAGTACAACAGTCACCCAGGAAGGGATTAGAGAGGCAAAATCAAGAGCTTTATATCAGTAAGTCATACTATGCAGTAATATGGCTTAGTAATTAAAAATACAACCATGAGACAGAGACGATAGAAGCTGAAAAAATATCAAACCTACATGGAAATCCCACTAAAATCAAAGAATCTATTTCTGGAAAGTAACAAGGTGACTGAAATACAATTGTAACTATCTAGAAGAAATATCATCCACTTTCATATAAATGATTCTTTAAGTTGTATGCAAATATAACAAATTTTTCCTTTAATTATTGCAGAACTGTTAAATAATCATATTTCTCAATGGATGTAATGGAAGCTGAAATAGGTTTCTTTAACATCATTGTCTTTCAAAATTTGATTGTTCGTTAGAGAACCAGCTTGTATATTAGCAAGACCAAATTTTGTTGGGTAGAGAGAGTCAATGGTGGACCATATAAAGGAAATGACCTTTCAAATAACAGAAGGGTTATATCTGCAGAGTTCTTTTTCCCTCAAACAGGTGATTCAATCTTATCTACCACTGTTTACAccaacccaaaagaaaagaagacaaaGCCCTAGTACGTACTACCTAGACCAGATTACCAATTATTATTGAATAACAAAATTGTGCAACTTCTCAACAAATTTTCCTCTTACAAACTTGACAACAACTTATATAATTAGAGGCAAGAAATATTTAATATTATAAACAAAATAATTTGGCCTTGACAGAGTAAATAACTAGAAATTGAACATAGTCAATGGTCTTTTGAACTAGAAAAATATAAAGCTGCACAGTAAGCTATTATCCATTACTGGATGGTTCCTACAAACGGAGGTGGGCTGTTGTTTGGGATCTAAATGTGCTTCCAGAGCTCTTTAAAGTGACAAATGAAGAAAGTAGAAATCATGGAACATGCATGATTCTCAAGTATAGCTTTCACTATGAAAATTAACCTTAACCAACAGCACTGAAATCCCTTAGTATCTTCCAACTCAAAATCATATATAGTAATCAAGCATTATTTTGTTTCAGTCAAAAGGAAGATACCATGATGGCAATCTGAGCTACATACTTACTTTGAAAATTCCTTGGTAGCTTCAAACTCAAAGTCATAAGCATATGTGGCGTAAGAATCACAACAGATAATGTGTTGAACATTCTCATACTGTGGATCTGGAAAGAAGTGACCatactgcaaaaaaaaaaaaaataataataataataatgaattatgttattattactattattatAATAATAAATGGTGCATTACTAGCAGTGACTCTGACAGCAAACAACAGGACACTTACAGAATGACCAGTTTTGAATTCAGATGATGTCCTCAATCGCAGTACACAGCCAAAAGCATATGGTCGACTTAGCATCCGGTACCTGCAAATCATGCATCTCAGTCACTAGAACCTAGATATGTTCTGTATGCTTAGAACCTTTACATCTTTTGTCGAGAAGGGTGAGAACCAGTTAGAATTGGCCCAGCTCCAATGAGGGCACCCTCTAAGATAATTTAATATTCTCGAAACCTAAAAACTTATTTGTCACTCCATCCAATGGCTTACTATATCTATCTCCATCAAAATTAGAAGCAAAGATAAGATATTCATTAAAGTATACATAATACATACTAGATGGAATTTAACTGCATCACTTGCTAACATATTTAATAACTAATAACACAGACATATACATGCATACACATGGatgagaaaacaaaaattggCCTTTTGAACCATATCACATGTATTGACTTTCCCATGCTCTTTGATAATTTATTATCTTGAGAACATTTTCATTCTGAAATTCCAAGCAATCCTCCATTATATTCATTCATCTTTACACCTGagtttgaatcctataaattgCTTATAATTTATTTACTGATAATCCAAGCACATGACAAAATAAATGATTTAAGACTTGCACtgaaatatgaggaaataagaACCTAAAAGAAAGGAGGATGCACTTTGAATTGATCTTCTAAGGAACTTAACGTGGGAATAAAactgctttcttttatttgaattttctaATATGTAGTGCAGCACGCCTGCTAAATGAGCTTCGAAGTCTTAACTAATACTGAAGTTAATTGGTCTAGTTAAGTTCTATCCTGCATCACACACTAGAATATCAATATAAATCTACAGTATTTCAAGGAATACTCACATGTCCTGTGGAAGTGTTGAATCATCAGTATTTGAATAAAAGTACAATGAGCCTCCACTTTCTACGCTAAGAAACTTCAGAGACGCCAAATCTGTATACTCATTTGTAACAGCAAAGATGTCTACGCAAACACCTGCTTGAACAGCGACAGCAGCCTGTAAAATATGTCAATGCTTACACTTACAGAAAGATATTCAACACATGATACCACAGACAAGTAAGATTAAATTACCAAATCTTTATAGAAAGGTGTCTGCTCAGGAAGCAGTGCACGGTCCGCATCCTCTCCTCTACTAGCATATTGTTCACCGTACCGTCTTGTATCTAGTTGCCCAGCTCCATAGTCAGGAGGACCAGACAAAAAGGCAAAGACTCTACCTGCGGTTACATGCAAAGGAGACAACAACCTATATCATGCTTTTCTATGTCATGTGATGATAAGAACACGAGTTTAACCTCTGATTATAACAGAGCACTGCTATAGAAAATATTGAGCTCTGAGATTCACCACCTACCTAGTGCAAATGTGCTTCCATATTCAGATCCAAGGTAGTTCAAAAGGGCTTCAATTGCCACCCCAAAACCTCGCCCACCCATCAAAACACCATCTACTCCTTGCCCTGCTGCTGTTGTTCTCTCCCATGAAGTTGTTGGTCTAATTGTTTCAAGTGCTGATCCAATACGGTCCTTACAAGTTTCCACCTGTGACAATGTTACCAATGTTACAGATATAGTGAATTGTTTACACAATAAACTGTAACAAAACAACCCAATCACTAAATCAGAAACATATTGTACAACAGAAAAGATAAAGAGTGATTTTACATACTGGAGCCAAGAACTGTAACAAGGGCATGACATCTTCAAGCTCAATTGGTAGGCTGCCCTCTGTTTCCGGGGGAATGAAAACATTTTTTACAACTGGTATAGGGCCTTGAACATCATACAATCCTAGTTTGTGGCTAAAGGTAGCAAGACCAAACAGCGAACCAGGCCCAAGAGCTGCAATCAAAGTTAGAACAGAGTTTCAGCAGTCCAACTACGGGATTCAGGaagcagaaaacaaaatcaatttgaTCTAGCCACTATCAACCTTCCAAAGCTGCCAGCAATGCACTTTTAGTAAGTTCCAAAAATTCTTCCGAAGCTGCAGTAaaatccataaaaaaaaaatgtgtcaTTTCTCTGAAATAAGGCACTCGAATTATAAGAGTCTAACTGCGCCAAAGTTACCATATGTACATTGCCTTGACAAGAAACTGTCAGGCAAGTGTTAATAGTCTGCCAATTCAACACCAATAGAACCCCTACTTTAACTGGACAAACCAAATGATGGAAATCAGAACAATACCCTATGCTTAACATCTTCTTTGATATATGAATTCAGTAAAAGAGAAGCGCCAAACAAGCACTGAACAATATCCAACAGCTCCAGTCCATCTGGTTTGCATTTAAGTGTTTAGGCTTTCATGAGATTAAGCTTCAATTTCTATATCCTAAAGCATATAACCCCTTATAAACCCGACATAGAAATGATTTGGACACAACCTAACTGAATATTGATTCCCATTGCCATCCCACCAGCTCAATTTATTGTTATCTTATTTGTTCAACCTAATGATCATCCTGATCAGTGAACTAGGTCAACAATAACTTGAAACTTCAACTTAATGACCTCAACTTCCTCAACCAGCAAAGTTCAACAATATCTTTCGTTTCGAAACAAACGCTAGTCAATCATTAACAACTCCACAGTACAAACAAAGGTAATATAGGCGATCCAAATAGCAATGTAAGCTTACAGGACAAATCAATGGCCGCAACATAAACCGGGCGAGGTTGCATTGCCTCATCCGACTCTTCCACTGCACAAAACAAACAGGAACAACCAATCAGCACTAACAATGGAGAAAAAAAGCAGATGAATTTTGGTCAGAGTGAGACGAACCAGGAAGCTCTAGATCTACGAAGGAGGAGATCATCTCGGGGCAAGACTGAGGCTGAGAGTATCGAGCAATGGCCTCAGAGGAAAGTCCCTGGGGGTTGCCGCAGAGGGCACAGTTCCATGACCACTGGTCCAGCTCGCAGTAAGAGTTGAAGTAAGCCCAGCAGTTCTCGCACCGCGGCAACAATTGACCGCCGGATCCGTACGCCGGAGGTTGACCGTTCTCGTCTTTGGTCGCGAACGGCGTCACGGTGAGGCCCCATGGTATGCCGGAGTTCTCGTGCGCGCCGGCGTCGATAGGGAAGCGCGAGACGGTGGCTCGGACCGCCATGGTTTTGACTTGTGGGGGTTTTGGTGAAGGAATTATTTCTTTCTCGGCGTTTGCGTTTCTCCTCTGGAAAGAAAGGGAAATGGGATGTGACTTGTTTGCTGTGAAGTGACACATCGGTTGGACCAGTGGTTTTGTGCCAGGTCAGAAAAACGTATCTGCTGATTCAGCAACCGAAGGTCCTAGGCTCCTAGGCAGAAGAGACATGAAATTGTAGCATCTCAAAAAACAATTAGACGATATTAGTTCTTCGGTGACGGCCGGACTTGATATTTTATTAAACTCTAGAATCTActatttttgatgaaattatgcTAAAATTACTATGCTTTCTCAACTTGTCGGTCTGCGAATGTGTTTTGCATGGATATCTGATGCGGCTACTAAAAGAGTCAGTATTATTGGGATGAATCCAGCTGAAATCATAAGCATTCTAATGCTCATTCATGATACGCTAAGACCAGATGCTATTGAGGCTTTTGCACTATGGCATGAATTATATTACGTACTATAAGCAAATTGGCGTAGGCCAAGTAGAGATAGCAACTCTTTAATGTTCTTAATCCTTTAGCATCAACTTCTATGGATCCAAGTCAtattggttgtttttttttttaatggaatCCAAAACATGATGAGAGAATTTAaattaagggtttttgtccatttaccccatttttaggggtttttccccacttaccccattaagtttttgtaatttcttcttacccaaaacactctaaagaagtcttccttaatacccctcaagttttttttttttttcctcaattcCTCCTTACACCCAAAACACTCTGTTGTTGTCCTTACATACCATAATATGTAAGGACAACAACAGAGCTATTGATGTCATGCACAGTAACTTTGCAGTATGTTTCGATAAGCACTGTATACACGTGTTGCTGCTGTACGAATTCCAGCCCGGCTTATATAGCAAGTATCTCCACATGCATCGCTGAACTGACCAAATGGACAACAGATTAAAATACAGCAACCGCCACTCCATTAGAGTTTCGAAGTACACCTCCAATCCCACCTCTTGTTAGCTGTGGTATAAATGCTCCATCTATGTTGAGCTTGAACTCGTTCTCGCATGTAGGTTGCCATATATGTGTGATTCTTTGCTTCCATGCTACATTAATGGTGTTCGACATCTGAAACTCTTCCAACCAAGTCATAGAGCTGAAGAAGATATCAGATGCATTACTAGTTGTGTCCTCCTATAATTTGGTGTTTCGATTTGTCCACAGACCCCATATGATCATTAGTAACTTCTCAAAGACCTCCATTCCTTGAAAGGGATTTGAGGGAGCATGGAATGCTAATGGTTAAGGATGCTTGTGACAACAAAGTAGAGGATGTGGGACACTTATAGAATATATGAGATGTATCCTCAATCTGATAGTTGCACAGAGGATAGTTGAATACTCCCTCATAACCCTTCATATAGTAAGTCATTCTCTGGTCGGCAACTGATTACTGCAGGCTCTCCAAACACATATTTGAACCACGCTAGGGACTTTAGCTTTCCAGAGTTTCCTCCACAGCTCTCTAAATAGGTCTCTATTGGAGGATGATGCAAGAGCATTGTTGAGAACTTGTTCTCTAGCAATTCTCTTGACTGTAAACCAACCACGTCTATCCAAACTCTGAAATTGTTTGTCAGGAGTGCCATGTCTACTAAGCAGAATACTAAAGATTTTCACAATCACTATAGGGTGAAATACAGCATGAATAATGTCCGGAATCCACTGCCTAGTGTTTGAGTCAATCAGGTCTGCCACTAATTCAACAGGAGACATTATAGGTCTTTGAATGAGGTACTGTGAGCAGTTGGAACACAAATCGTTCTAGCTAGAATTTTTGTCCCATCTCCAACTCGCCATCTGGTTCCTGCCTTCAACACTGGTCTTCCTGCAAGAATTCTCCTCCAAGAGAAGGGAGGGTGCATCACCTGGGTCTGCTTGCCAAAATTCAAGTGAAGTACCTTGCTTTTTATAGTCAAGCAATAAGTGGGGTACGATTTGTGACAAGGGTGGTTCTaattggacctccaaatttgatatttggacttccaactttttttaattattaatagactttgtcaagtcatatgaaaagacaaataaggacgaagagagaaaaatatagaggaaaaaaaaaaaactcttcttacctccctaAATATAATTACAGtcaattaaattgtttttttatttcttccggAATTTCCTTATACTGCCATATacttttataatttacctagaataattaagtaaaaataataatttctatacatgacccatcatttaatacaaaaatagattcaaaataatctgatttggaatttccttaaactaaatttattgaatattatgatatagttattactcgatcttctaACCCAAAgcccttgaaatccttcttttagcaaattcaaaaggATTCCAGCAatatatcaagatcgagaacctcttattaattttggtggaggagagacctactcataagagaccaatatcatgtgattttgatttttcttcttctcatggttgaagatagagataaaaagtagagtaagagattgttgtatctcatgtttatgggtgttttggtaaaaataaggaggtctacttagcttttcaagtattctaaaaagtaaattagaggtataAAGAATACCAGTTAAtgtcttagaaaaaaaaaacgctcTCGTTCTCTCTCATAGCTAGGGTTTCTCTCGACAAAAACCttcctcgtccggcggcgcaccAGCGTCGGAGTGGGCCTCTGGCCTCGTCAACGTTTGGCACGTGCAGCCGGACGGGCACTGTCCTCCTAGGAATTCTCGGATTTCTGTGCACATTGGCAGGTTTCAATCTTAAGCGTGGTCTAGGAAAGGTGGAAGGGAGGTGGATGTCAGGGTGGGTAGATCAATTTCGATCTGACCTTCTATGGTCGTGGGCGATCGCAGGTGCAGAGCGGCGCTGGAGTGGGGTTGACCGGCGATGGGATCGAGGTTCACCGACGCTTCGAAGAGCGGGGGCTCGTTCTCCTATCAGTGGCGATTCCGAAAGGGATCTGCTGCTCTTTGGGGTTCGATCACTGATTTGGGCGGAGATCTATGGAGGTTGGTGGTGTGGTTGGATGGTGCCGGATCGTTCGCGGCTGGGTTGGCGGCGGAATGAGCGATCTGCAGCTCTGGCGTTCTTGGCTTGGAAGATTGGTGGTTGGGCCGGGCTTGGAGTGAGTGATCTTGGTAGTGCAGCGGTGGTTCATCTAGGCAGTTCTTTGGATTCCGGTggtatttttttgctttttagtGCTATTTCAGTTTTTGGTTTAGGTTTTTGGCTTAGtctaataagtccctactcttTTGAGCTAGGGTTTTGGAGTCTTGGTATGGTAGGTGTGTCGTGTTATTCCCAGGAATTCAATTTACCTTTTTGTGGTCAAAGTAATGGGGAGAAGCTCCTGCACATGGTCTAGAGGTTTTGGGCCATGGTGTTGAAGGGAGTATCTTTCCTCTTGAGGTTGGCTGTGAGGATGTACTTTGTCTCTTGGGTTAGTATGGATGAAGTGTCGTTGGTATGGCGTTATGTCCGGGGACTACATGTTTTACTCTCGGtgttttcttgttgtcaatgtgGTAGTGACTTGctcttgcacgtggtctggttgGATTGGGACACGGTGTTGATGAAGGGGAAGTGGCTGTTTGTAATGTTGGCTGCAGGGATTTATCGTGACTCTCGGAAGTTGACTTATGTTGTAGCCCGAGTTAAGGGGCGATTggtttggttaggggttgggccctcactatgccaaaaatgtcatcagacgacagaggagatctgtcgtctgatcaaaaaaatttctgttgtctagtacggtgccgtctcttgggggtatcagacgacagatttcctctgtcgtctgaaaaatcagacgacagaaagtTTTTAGGTCTTCTGTTGTTTGATGGTGAATTTAGACGACAGATAAATGTGATGTGATCTGAAAACAAATAACAGTTCCTTATAGTTTCTGTGATCTAATGCTTATtccaaagacagaaaaatgtgGTTTGAATGCACCAAAGTAGAAGATATGAAAtcctatctgttgtctgaatggactTATAATAACAGATTAGTGTTGTTTTATTCAAATTCCAACAACAGTTAACTGTCATTAGCATTCAGTTCAGATTACATTTATCTATCGTCTTTAGTAGCCTACAATaacatttatctgttgttttagtgcacaagtaacaacatattttttcttgtttctgttgttcttagatatgtccaacaacatatttggatttcattttgtcgttgctttttatttcagatgacaattttctgttgtttgagtgcacaagtaacaacatattttttcttattGCTATTAttagatatgtccaacaacatatttagatttcattttgtTATTGCTTTCTAATTCAGATGACATATTTGTATTCTCGTTACGCCACAATTATGTAAATCTGGAAACTACCCAATGCATTCATCAAATAT harbors:
- the LOC133733148 gene encoding protein transport protein SEC23 D, whose amino-acid sequence is MAVRATVSRFPIDAGAHENSGIPWGLTVTPFATKDENGQPPAYGSGGQLLPRCENCWAYFNSYCELDQWSWNCALCGNPQGLSSEAIARYSQPQSCPEMISSFVDLELPVEESDEAMQPRPVYVAAIDLSSSEEFLELTKSALLAALEALGPGSLFGLATFSHKLGLYDVQGPIPVVKNVFIPPETEGSLPIELEDVMPLLQFLAPVETCKDRIGSALETIRPTTSWERTTAAGQGVDGVLMGGRGFGVAIEALLNYLGSEYGSTFALGRVFAFLSGPPDYGAGQLDTRRYGEQYASRGEDADRALLPEQTPFYKDLAAVAVQAGVCVDIFAVTNEYTDLASLKFLSVESGGSLYFYSNTDDSTLPQDMYRMLSRPYAFGCVLRLRTSSEFKTGHSYGHFFPDPQYENVQHIICCDSYATYAYDFEFEATKEFSKHGSEPPIIQIAFQYTVVLPPEELTDSGLVSSVRGKHSLKRRLRIRTLQCGVAQNMNELYDSVDPEVVLSLLVHKVILASLEQGVREGRLLLHDWLVILTAQYNEAYKIVHYKNGSSVTAQIDVAFSQCPELQPLPRLVFALLRNPLLLFHEEGVHPDYRIYLQCLFSALEPSSLHRAVYPVLTSYSTPDKLAYPRHSLSRAALITSGSPIFFLDAFTALIVFYSSTADPTLPFPPPHDCLLRTEINKLKQERCITPKLIFIRGGQDDATAFENYLIEEQDVDGSGITSVMGFVSFLEDITQSVLEYIKS